Proteins encoded within one genomic window of Microbacterium sp. LKL04:
- a CDS encoding transglutaminase family protein, whose product MTRYRVWHRTAYTYSDAVQDSIGQFHLRPRELPWQRIADSAVTVEPLPGDVSPRTDWFGNSSTYFHVTDPHEALTIEASSEVTVAVPDYDAEALAQPWEFARPLRHPELAGAVDATEYALESARVAHDEAAVAYGAESLTPGRPIGEAATDLMQRIFRDFDYDKTATTVTSTVGDAMSKRAGVCQDFAHVALACLRGHGIAARYVSGYLATQPPPGKERVFGADASHAWLAVWLPGTDQWLAIDPTNNQWANDRYVTVAWGRDYGDVSPVTGIIFTEAKTSTLRVQVDVAPLD is encoded by the coding sequence ATGACCCGCTATCGCGTCTGGCACCGCACGGCCTACACCTACAGCGACGCCGTGCAGGACAGCATCGGGCAGTTCCACCTGCGCCCGCGCGAGCTGCCGTGGCAACGGATCGCCGACTCCGCGGTGACGGTGGAGCCGCTCCCCGGAGACGTGTCGCCCCGCACCGACTGGTTCGGCAACTCGTCGACCTACTTCCACGTGACCGACCCGCACGAGGCGCTGACGATCGAAGCCTCGAGCGAGGTGACGGTCGCGGTGCCCGACTACGACGCCGAGGCGCTCGCGCAGCCGTGGGAGTTCGCGCGGCCGCTGCGGCATCCCGAACTCGCCGGTGCCGTCGACGCCACGGAGTACGCGCTCGAGTCGGCCCGGGTCGCGCACGACGAGGCGGCCGTCGCGTACGGCGCCGAATCGCTCACGCCGGGGCGGCCGATCGGCGAGGCCGCGACGGATCTGATGCAGCGGATCTTCCGCGACTTCGACTACGACAAGACCGCGACGACGGTGACGAGCACGGTGGGCGATGCCATGTCGAAGCGGGCGGGCGTCTGCCAGGACTTCGCGCACGTCGCCCTCGCCTGCCTGCGCGGGCACGGCATCGCCGCCCGCTACGTCTCGGGATACCTCGCGACGCAGCCGCCGCCCGGCAAGGAGCGCGTCTTCGGCGCCGATGCCTCGCACGCGTGGCTCGCGGTGTGGCTGCCGGGCACCGACCAGTGGCTCGCGATCGACCCGACGAACAACCAGTGGGCGAACGATCGGTACGTGACCGTCGCGTGGGGGCGGGACTATGGCGACGTCTCACCGGTGACGGGCATCATCTTCACCGAGGCGAAGACCTCGACCCTGCGCGTGCAGGTGGACGTCGCTCCGCTCGACTAG